In the Kaistella sp. 97-N-M2 genome, one interval contains:
- the rnc gene encoding ribonuclease III: MELKKYLSHFLSNRKKNLSEKDYFLTTEISKITGCEVQNINLYREAFSLKTSSRNKQIKNYERLEFLGDSVLGAIISCHLFATYPEANEGYLTQMKSKIVNRKNLNKLGTELNLTQFLQNESPTTLSENIAGNLLESLIGALYLDVDYETCKKVVLERLLTPSEINKLENKIVSYKGLLLEWSQKKKVNIRYETCEETQANKNLVFRSYVWLDNEKISNATETSKKKAEEKAAQRAFYILNKKQSIIEISKDTA, translated from the coding sequence ATGGAGTTAAAGAAATACCTTTCTCACTTCCTCAGCAACAGAAAAAAGAATCTCTCGGAAAAAGATTATTTTTTGACCACCGAAATCAGTAAAATTACTGGTTGCGAAGTTCAAAACATCAATCTTTACCGCGAAGCATTTTCTCTAAAAACCTCTTCCCGAAACAAACAGATTAAAAATTACGAAAGACTTGAATTTCTGGGTGATTCTGTTTTGGGAGCGATTATTTCGTGTCATCTTTTCGCCACTTATCCGGAAGCGAACGAAGGATATTTAACGCAGATGAAATCGAAGATCGTCAACCGCAAAAACCTAAATAAGTTAGGTACAGAACTGAATTTAACGCAGTTTCTGCAAAATGAATCGCCAACAACCTTAAGCGAAAATATCGCCGGAAATCTGCTGGAATCCTTAATTGGCGCACTTTATCTCGACGTGGATTATGAAACCTGCAAGAAAGTTGTTTTGGAAAGGCTTTTAACACCGTCGGAAATCAATAAACTTGAAAACAAGATTGTGAGCTACAAAGGCTTACTGCTGGAATGGAGCCAGAAAAAGAAAGTCAACATCAGGTACGAAACGTGCGAAGAAACGCAGGCCAATAAAAACCTGGTTTTCCGAAGCTACGTTTGGCTGGATAACGAAAAAATATCCAACGCGACGGAAACTTCCAAAAAGAAAGCCGAAGAAAAAGCCGCCCAAAGAGCCTTTTATATTTTAAATAAAAAACAAAGCATCATTGAAATCTCAAAAGATACTGCTTGA